From Tissierellales bacterium, a single genomic window includes:
- a CDS encoding AtpZ/AtpI family protein codes for MKDKNPLLYLALITQVGLSIITPILLGVFLGNIVDKWLKTESIFTIIFIILGTVAGFMNLLKLATKKDHRK; via the coding sequence TTGAAGGATAAAAATCCTCTTTTATATTTAGCATTAATAACTCAAGTAGGTCTTTCTATAATAACTCCTATTCTACTGGGAGTTTTTTTAGGGAATATTGTAGATAAATGGTTGAAAACTGAGTCAATTTTTACTATTATATTTATTATACTTGGTACTGTAGCTGGATTTATGAATCTTCTTAAATTGGCTACTAAGAAAGATCATAGGAAGTGA
- a CDS encoding ATP synthase subunit I — translation MLHNSKDNYVFQIIKKAIILILVVIGLMFFGFREPKPYILGFIFGSSINVLSFLLLNNTLKKAVQMEPSKAYGYTMSNYFVRYFIYFIVLTISIIADYLNFVTAVLGMFTIKIVILSKAFYDTINGRIKKRNKE, via the coding sequence ATGCTACATAATTCTAAGGATAATTATGTGTTTCAGATAATAAAAAAAGCTATAATACTCATTCTAGTAGTAATTGGATTAATGTTTTTTGGTTTTAGGGAGCCCAAACCTTATATTCTAGGTTTTATTTTTGGCTCTAGTATTAATGTTTTAAGCTTTCTTCTACTTAATAATACTCTAAAGAAAGCGGTACAAATGGAACCCTCAAAAGCTTATGGTTATACAATGTCGAATTATTTTGTTCGATACTTTATTTATTTTATTGTATTGACAATTAGCATTATTGCAGATTATTTAAATTTTGTAACTGCTGTTTTAGGAATGTTTACTATAAAAATAGTAATACTTTCTAAGGCATTTTATGATACTATTAATGGAAGAATAAAAAAAAGAAATAAGGAGTAG